From a single Oreochromis niloticus isolate F11D_XX linkage group LG4, O_niloticus_UMD_NMBU, whole genome shotgun sequence genomic region:
- the psmd3 gene encoding 26S proteasome non-ATPase regulatory subunit 3, with protein sequence MKETAAKRRDKAGGRDRDSKAEKPKEPKEAGPEPQDVEMPEEEAANAAKQPKEQDSLTLDDIKEHVKQIEKAVSGKEPRFVLRALRALPSTSRRLNTNVLHKAICGFFTNNATTRDFLLGFLEEPMEMAEGDVQFRPRTGKAAAAPLLPEVEAYLQLLLVVHLTNNKRYTEAQKVSDDLLQKIVSKNRRALDLVAAKCYYYHARVYEFQNQLDIIRSFLHTRLRTATLRHDADGQAVLLNLLLRNYLHFNLYDQAEKLVSKSVFPELANNNEWARYLYYTGRIKAIQLEYSEARRTLTNALRKAPQHTAVGFKQTVHKLLIVVELLLGEIPDRLQFRQPSLKRSLMPYFLLTQAVRTGNLAKFNQVLEQFGEKFQADGTYTLIIRLRHNVIKTGVRMISLSYSRISLADIAQKLQLDSPEDAEFIVAKAIRDGVIEASINHEKGFVQSKETMDIYGTREPQLAFHQRISFCLDIHNMSVKAMRFPPKAYNKDLESAEERREREQQDLEFAKEMAEDDDDSFP encoded by the exons ATGAAGGAGACCGCGGCCAAACGACGCGACAAGGCGGGAGGCCGGGATCGGGACTCGAAGGCAGAGAAGCCAAAGGAGCCGAAGGAGGCGGGCCCGGAGCCGCAGGACGTGGAGATGCCCGAAGAGGAGGCGGCCAACGCGGCCAAACAGCCGAAGGAGCAGGACAGCCTGACCCTGGACG ATATTAAGGAGCACGTGAAGCAGATCGAGAAGGCCGTGTCGGGGAAGGAGCCTCGCTTCGTGCTCCGCGCTCTGCGGGCGCTGCCGTCCACCAGCCGCCGCCTCAACACCAACGTGCTCCACAAGGCCATCTGTGGCTTCTTCACCAACAACGCCACCACCCGAGACTTCCTGCTGGGCTTCCTGGAGGAG ccGATGGAGATGGCCGAGGGAGACGTTCAGTTTCGCCCTCGCACGGGGAAGGCGGCGGCAGCTCCTCTGCTGCCAGAGGTGGAGGCAtacctgcagctgctgctggtggttcACCTGACCAACAACAAGAGATACACTGAG GCTCAGAAAGTGTCGGACGACCTGCTGCAGAAGATCGTCTCCAAGAACCGCCGCGCTCTCGACCTGGTCGCCGCCAAGTGTTACTATTACCACGCCCGAGTGTACGAGTTCCAGAACCAGCTCGACATCATCCGCAG CTTCCTGCACACCCGCCTGCGCACGGCGACCCTGCGGCACGACGCCGACGGGCAGGCGGTGCTGCTGAACCTGCTGCTGAGGAACTACCTGCACTTCAACCTGTACGACCAGGCCGAGAAGCTCGTGTCCAAGTCCGTGTTCCCCGAGCTCGCCAACAACAACGAGTGGGCGCGATACCTCTACTACACAG GTCGTATTAAAGCCATCCAGCTGGAGTACTCGGAGGCTCGCAGGACTCTGACCAACGCTCTGAGGAAGGCTCCACAGCACACCGCCGTGGGCTTCAAACAGacg GTCCACAAGCTGCTGATCGTggtggagctgctgctgggagAGATTCCCGACCGCCTGCAGTTCAGACAGCCGTCACTCAAACGCTCCCTGATGCCCTACTTCCTGCTCACACAGG ctgtGAGGACAGGTAACCTGGCCAAGTTTAACCAGGTGTTGGAGCAGTTTGGAGAGAAGTTTCAGGCCGACGGGACGTACACGCTCATCATCCGCCTGAGACACAACGTCATCAAGACCG gtgtgcgTATGATCAGCCTCTCGTACTCTCGGATCTCCCTCGCCGACATCGCTCAGAAGCTGCAGCTCGACAGTCCCGAGGACGCCGAGTTCATCGTTGCCAAG GCGATCCGTGACGGCGTGATCGAGGCCAGCATCAACCACGAGAAAGGCTTCGTCCAGTCCAAGGAGACCATGGACATCTACGGGACCCGAGAGCCTCAGCTGGCGTTCCACCAGAGGATCTCCTTCTGCCTCGACATCCACAACATGTCTGTCAAG GCCATGAGGTTTCCTCCCAAAGCGTACAACAAGGACCTGGAGTCTGcagag gagCGTCGGGAACGCGAGCAGCAGGATCTGGAGTTTgcaaaagaaatggctgaaGATGACGATGACAGCTTCCCATGA